The DNA region ATGGGTATTTTCAAATTCTGGCAAGTGATAATTTTGTTGCTCAACATCCTGCATAACATCTGTTAGCATTTTTTGATTAACTGATGTTAATACTCTTAACATAGCTGAATATATCTCTGTTTTAATTTCTTCACACTTAATTACAAACATTGGTTTTTCAGGTTCAAATTCAAGAGTGACTTTCTGTAGCAGTACCGGGTGGTCGATTAATCGCTCATCCGATTGCCAGTTTATAATGCCATCACCAATAATTAATTCAACACTTTCTGCTTCTTTCTTCATATCAGAATAGAGTCTGAACAATTTATTATAAAGATTCAGCCCTTTTTCTCTTGGAATTTCAACTTCTCTCCAAGATTCACGCTGAAGAATCCATTTGTGATATAGTGTAATACGATTTATATCATCTTCAAAGGCTTCCTCGATATAGGAAACTTCACCGTCCTCGTCTAGTTTTTCTCTAGATATTTTGTCCTTATAATGAACATCTACAACTGATAATCTCTGCCATTCACTATTAATCCATTCCAATAATAACTCATCAGGTTTTGGGCATGGCTCAAGAGAAGGCTTTATAACCTTCAAAAAAATCAATTCATCCATTTCAATACCATGAAACACAGATTCAATTTCATCGATAATAGGTATATTTGATAGATCTAGACTCCACTTTTGTTTATCCAACTCAGTAATTACTGGATTGGATAACAAGTTATATTCTTTTAGAAAATTAAAAATATTGATTGCTTGAGCCATTTGTACTCCCCCCTACTTCTATATCTCTATTGCATTAAGAACTTCCCTCAAATTCTTAATCTCATCATCTGTTAACGTCGCACCTTTACCCATTTTACCTTCTTCATGGTGCCAGTCTCTCAGATCATATTTCGGTGCTCTTTCATTCCAACTAACTTTGTTAAGTTCTTTGGTCCAGCCTTTATTATTTTCTGATAAAACTGCAATTCTTTCTGTAATCTCGTATTTAAACTCTGCCATTTTAATACCTCCTTATATCGTCTCTTTAACACCAAACTTAGTTTTAAAATCTTCATAACTGTTTACCCAATCAAATGTAA from Petrocella atlantisensis includes:
- a CDS encoding YdbC family protein codes for the protein MAEFKYEITERIAVLSENNKGWTKELNKVSWNERAPKYDLRDWHHEEGKMGKGATLTDDEIKNLREVLNAIEI